The Bacteroidia bacterium genome includes a window with the following:
- a CDS encoding T9SS type A sorting domain-containing protein — MKRLLLYTTLSLLLAVGSTSELGATHLIGGKLDYQQVGQDTFLVTFTAYRDCNAIALDSFQLNIDGVGFSYADSMYIHSSLGKDITPVCDSSESRCSNSSSTFPYGIERYSYTALIVLQGTGCEYRLSITECCYSTNISTTVSGGPMYFEAIINGCLSSPNSSPELADPVLITCAGSCVIGNMGAIEPDGDSLVFSLVPPLNASGTPVSYYSPYSYDKPLYFNGFPNANLPPSPPLCRGFALDPVTGSYIFRPMQSQVTVWSWGIEEYRNGVRIGYTAMTAQLLVMACPNNDIPYLVESSNALGKSITACAGQSLCFDIETRDDDISDTVALTWSNNIPGASFTVSGDTAKTGTFCWTPDSSHIRSQPYTFTVTATDNACPMVGKVTKAYSIKVVEAPEASIRIINHIGCGKYSFDVSGYNMTPAGIEWWIDSQMVATTEGYMHQFKTGGNHVAELRVKGLHCTTSYIDTLKVPLVNQLTIGPDTTVCTGNTFRINSIYSGWPVEEYNWSNGDTTSYADILVSSDTTVMLSVMDSLGCLISDTIHITATYTPWIGLGPDRNICQTSQAKLSVGVSSNYPDDTIVSWEWYDAVLNKQLSSDSTFTIGATGTYAVVVNTLYGCTATDTVMIFDQRPAVSAGSAVELCLYDTLALQGSPAGGTWTGAGITGNSFYADSAGTGNFELIYKIVDTTTGCDNQDTLAVTVFGLPNADAGNDTFICAGDTIQLQASGGMFYTWTACPELDQFNIANPNAFPDHKKTFLVLVTDYNSCKAIDSVTVDVDTACVWPGDADYDGVVNNFDLLALGLAYGNTGPVRPNASIAFTGQPAYLWDSVFASGRNQKHADCNGDSIVTAADTTAISQNYTLTHSKWRLNKRNGGIPLYFTVENDSVNISDTVTTFINLGDSATPAADVYGVAFTVTYSANLVDSGSLSFDYSMSWLGQPSELLYIAKDFYGLGKADVAITRIDQIAKAGKGRISKMTHVITDNIDGKNGNAHPLVLDISNVKLINASGDTIEASSVPDTISVLEEPSGIASKTNMSHEIQLYPNPASGMFTLQTGDISVQEVYISDMLGKQMQLKPSEVATGNLTYSVNDLNDGVYFVTVVTSKGLTVKKLLIQN, encoded by the coding sequence TGCTCGCAGTAGGTTCTACCTCAGAATTAGGTGCTACTCATCTTATTGGTGGGAAGCTGGATTATCAGCAGGTTGGCCAGGATACTTTTCTGGTGACATTTACTGCTTACCGAGACTGCAATGCAATAGCATTGGATTCCTTCCAGTTGAACATTGATGGAGTTGGATTTAGTTATGCAGATTCCATGTACATCCATTCATCCCTGGGAAAAGATATAACCCCGGTTTGTGATAGTTCCGAGTCCCGCTGTTCGAATAGTTCTTCCACTTTCCCTTATGGAATTGAACGATACAGCTACACGGCCTTAATCGTACTTCAGGGAACCGGATGTGAATATCGACTCTCGATTACAGAATGTTGTTATAGTACCAACATCTCCACCACCGTAAGCGGGGGGCCAATGTATTTTGAAGCCATAATAAACGGTTGTCTCTCCTCACCAAATTCCTCACCGGAATTGGCAGATCCCGTGTTGATCACCTGTGCCGGATCATGTGTAATTGGTAACATGGGCGCAATTGAGCCAGATGGTGATTCATTGGTGTTTTCTCTTGTTCCACCGTTGAATGCTAGCGGAACTCCAGTCTCTTACTATTCGCCCTACTCTTACGATAAGCCTCTGTATTTTAATGGTTTTCCCAATGCCAATCTCCCGCCATCACCCCCCTTATGCCGGGGGTTTGCTTTAGACCCTGTAACAGGGAGCTATATATTTAGACCAATGCAATCCCAAGTTACTGTTTGGAGTTGGGGAATAGAAGAATACAGGAATGGAGTTAGAATTGGATATACAGCCATGACTGCCCAGCTTTTGGTGATGGCCTGCCCCAACAATGACATTCCCTATTTAGTAGAAAGTTCAAACGCCCTCGGCAAATCCATCACTGCCTGTGCCGGTCAGTCTCTCTGCTTTGATATAGAAACTCGTGATGATGATATATCTGACACAGTTGCCTTAACTTGGAGTAATAATATCCCAGGAGCATCATTTACCGTATCTGGAGACACCGCTAAAACCGGCACCTTTTGCTGGACACCGGATTCGTCCCATATTCGTTCGCAACCGTATACTTTCACTGTTACGGCCACTGATAATGCATGTCCTATGGTGGGAAAGGTAACAAAGGCTTATTCAATTAAAGTGGTGGAAGCCCCGGAAGCCAGTATCCGTATAATAAACCACATTGGCTGCGGTAAGTACAGTTTTGATGTTTCAGGGTATAATATGACACCTGCCGGCATAGAATGGTGGATTGACAGCCAGATGGTTGCGACCACTGAGGGCTACATGCACCAGTTCAAGACCGGGGGCAACCATGTTGCAGAGCTCCGGGTGAAGGGGTTGCACTGCACTACGTCCTACATTGATACGCTCAAAGTGCCGCTGGTAAATCAGTTGACTATCGGACCCGACACCACGGTTTGTACCGGAAATACTTTCAGGATTAACTCAATCTACTCCGGCTGGCCGGTGGAAGAGTACAACTGGAGCAATGGCGATACTACATCTTATGCTGACATACTGGTATCTTCTGATACCACAGTGATGCTGTCTGTAATGGATAGCCTGGGCTGCCTCATCAGCGACACGATCCATATTACCGCAACTTATACGCCCTGGATTGGTCTGGGTCCTGACCGCAATATTTGCCAAACCAGCCAGGCTAAACTGAGCGTGGGTGTTTCCTCTAACTATCCTGATGATACCATCGTCTCCTGGGAATGGTATGATGCCGTCTTAAACAAACAGCTCAGTTCTGACAGCACTTTTACAATAGGGGCCACAGGGACTTATGCGGTAGTTGTAAATACACTTTATGGTTGCACGGCAACGGATACCGTAATGATATTTGACCAGCGCCCGGCAGTCTCAGCCGGAAGCGCGGTAGAACTCTGCCTCTATGATACGCTGGCTTTACAAGGTTCTCCGGCAGGTGGTACATGGACCGGGGCGGGCATTACCGGGAATTCCTTTTACGCAGATTCGGCCGGGACAGGGAATTTTGAGCTTATTTACAAAATTGTGGATACTACTACAGGCTGCGACAATCAGGATACACTTGCGGTCACTGTTTTTGGATTGCCAAATGCCGATGCAGGAAATGACACCTTTATTTGCGCAGGCGACACGATCCAACTCCAGGCATCTGGCGGTATGTTTTATACCTGGACCGCCTGCCCGGAACTGGATCAATTCAATATTGCAAACCCAAATGCCTTCCCCGATCACAAGAAAACTTTTCTGGTTCTGGTAACCGATTATAACAGTTGCAAGGCCATTGATTCAGTGACGGTGGATGTGGACACTGCCTGCGTTTGGCCGGGGGATGCAGATTATGATGGCGTGGTCAATAATTTCGATTTGCTTGCACTGGGCCTCGCTTATGGGAACACCGGCCCTGTTCGGCCCAATGCCAGTATCGCTTTCACGGGGCAGCCTGCTTATTTATGGGACAGTGTATTTGCCAGCGGCCGCAATCAAAAGCACGCTGATTGTAATGGCGACAGCATCGTTACAGCAGCGGATACCACGGCTATTTCACAGAATTACACGCTTACCCACAGCAAGTGGCGGTTGAATAAACGCAATGGTGGGATCCCCCTGTATTTCACGGTGGAGAATGATTCCGTAAATATCTCAGATACAGTCACAACGTTTATCAATCTTGGAGATTCAGCCACCCCTGCTGCAGATGTATATGGTGTCGCCTTTACCGTAACCTATTCCGCAAATCTGGTGGACAGCGGCAGCCTCAGTTTCGACTATTCCATGTCGTGGCTTGGCCAACCAAGTGAACTGCTTTACATAGCGAAGGATTTCTATGGCCTTGGTAAAGCAGATGTTGCCATCACCCGGATTGACCAGATTGCGAAGGCGGGGAAAGGTCGTATCAGCAAAATGACCCACGTAATTACCGACAACATTGACGGTAAAAACGGCAACGCCCATCCGCTCGTGCTGGACATCAGCAATGTAAAACTTATCAATGCCAGTGGAGATACAATTGAGGCCAGTTCAGTACCCGACACAATATCTGTACTGGAGGAGCCTTCCGGGATTGCGTCCAAAACCAACATGAGCCATGAGATACAACTTTACCCCAACCCGGCATCAGGCATGTTTACGCTCCAAACTGGCGATATCTCCGTCCAGGAAGTTTATATCTCAGATATGCTCGGAAAGCAAATGCAATTGAAGCCATCGGAAGTGGCCACAGGGAATTTGACATATTCAGTAAATGACCTCAATGATGGTGTGTACTTCGTTACAGTGGTTACTTCAAAAGGATTGACCGTAAAGAAGTTATTGATTCAAAATTGA
- the lpxB gene encoding lipid-A-disaccharide synthase has product MKYYIVAGEASGDLHGSNLIKALKQEDAAAEFRFWGGDQMAAEAGPPVKHIEELAFMGFKEVVLNLRTIMRNLRFCKQDILAYKPDVLILIDYPGFNLRLAQFTQKNGIRVCYYISPQVWAWKESRVKKIKRTVGKMLVILPFEEEFYKKHQYEVTFVGHPLVDVVDEFRPDPNFREKNSLTEKPLVALVPGSRKQEISSMLPLMLNAAKEFPAHQFVIAGAPGIRPEFYRQFMEGQDAAIVYGQTYNLFSHASAGCVTSGTATLEAALFKMPEAVCYKGHKLSFWVATKLVKVKYISLVNIIMDKLVVRELIQRDFTLANLRQELDRLLNDDAYRKSMLENYTALQQRLGRGGASAKAAKIIVEWISSD; this is encoded by the coding sequence ATGAAATATTACATCGTGGCCGGAGAGGCTTCAGGCGACCTGCACGGAAGCAACCTGATAAAAGCTTTGAAGCAGGAAGACGCGGCAGCAGAATTCCGGTTCTGGGGTGGTGACCAAATGGCAGCAGAGGCGGGTCCACCCGTCAAACACATTGAGGAGCTGGCCTTCATGGGTTTCAAAGAGGTGGTGCTGAACCTGCGGACCATAATGCGAAACCTGCGATTCTGCAAACAGGATATTCTCGCTTATAAGCCTGACGTGCTGATCCTGATTGATTATCCCGGATTCAATCTTCGGCTTGCGCAATTCACCCAAAAAAATGGCATTCGCGTCTGCTACTACATTTCGCCACAGGTCTGGGCCTGGAAAGAGAGCCGTGTAAAAAAGATAAAGCGAACAGTAGGCAAGATGCTGGTGATCCTTCCCTTTGAGGAAGAGTTTTACAAAAAGCATCAATATGAAGTCACTTTTGTTGGGCATCCGCTGGTAGATGTAGTGGACGAATTTCGGCCGGATCCCAATTTCCGTGAAAAGAACTCCCTGACAGAAAAACCGCTTGTGGCGCTGGTGCCGGGCAGTCGCAAGCAGGAGATTAGCAGCATGTTGCCGCTAATGCTGAATGCTGCGAAGGAATTCCCGGCTCATCAGTTCGTGATTGCAGGAGCACCCGGTATCCGCCCCGAATTTTACCGGCAATTCATGGAAGGGCAGGATGCAGCCATAGTCTACGGCCAGACATATAATCTGTTTTCCCATGCGAGTGCCGGCTGCGTCACCTCCGGTACGGCTACTTTGGAGGCAGCGCTTTTTAAGATGCCTGAAGCTGTTTGCTACAAAGGCCATAAGCTTTCGTTCTGGGTGGCGACCAAGCTGGTAAAGGTGAAATACATTTCACTGGTGAACATCATTATGGATAAGCTGGTAGTCCGGGAACTGATCCAGCGGGATTTTACCCTTGCAAACCTGCGCCAGGAATTGGACAGGTTGCTGAATGACGATGCCTACCGGAAATCTATGCTTGAAAATTATACAGCCTTGCAACAGCGGCTGGGGAGGGGAGGTGCGTCAGCAAAGGCCGCGAAGATCATCGTGGAATGGATTAGCAGTGATTGA
- the surE gene encoding 5'/3'-nucleotidase SurE produces MKKKPTEEKPITTKKERRKGKKPVILVCNDDGITAPGIRALVDAVRPLGELVVVAPDSPQSGMGHAITVGRPLRLDKVDEFKGVDCYQCSGTPADCIKLATDVVLHHKPDLIVSGINHGSNSSINVIYSGTLSAAMEGAIEGIPSVGFSLLDFSLDADMKAAARIARMIAERILKYGLPEGTLLNVNIPTVPYENLKGIKICRQASAKWEEEFDQRVDPRGRDYYWLVGKFTNYDKGEDTDEYALAHNYVSVVPVHFDFTAHFAVPALNKWDLNV; encoded by the coding sequence ATGAAGAAAAAGCCCACAGAGGAAAAACCTATTACCACAAAGAAGGAGAGGAGGAAAGGGAAAAAACCTGTAATCCTTGTATGTAATGATGATGGGATTACTGCTCCGGGAATCCGGGCACTGGTGGATGCAGTCCGGCCGCTTGGCGAGCTGGTGGTGGTAGCGCCCGATAGTCCGCAATCAGGAATGGGCCATGCAATAACGGTGGGGCGTCCCCTGCGGCTCGACAAGGTGGATGAGTTTAAAGGCGTGGACTGCTACCAGTGTTCAGGAACTCCGGCAGATTGCATTAAGCTGGCAACGGATGTGGTGCTGCATCACAAACCCGATCTGATTGTTTCCGGGATCAATCACGGATCTAATTCTTCCATCAACGTCATTTATTCCGGAACGCTGTCGGCAGCTATGGAAGGTGCTATCGAAGGTATTCCATCGGTAGGCTTCAGCCTGCTGGACTTTTCGCTTGATGCCGATATGAAAGCGGCTGCCAGAATTGCCCGTATGATCGCTGAGCGCATTCTGAAATATGGCCTGCCGGAGGGTACGCTGCTCAACGTGAATATTCCCACCGTGCCTTATGAAAATTTAAAGGGTATTAAAATTTGCCGCCAGGCATCTGCTAAATGGGAAGAGGAATTCGATCAGCGCGTAGATCCGCGCGGCCGTGATTATTATTGGCTGGTGGGCAAATTCACCAACTATGATAAAGGTGAAGATACCGATGAATACGCCCTTGCCCATAACTACGTTTCAGTTGTGCCTGTTCACTTCGACTTTACAGCGCATTTTGCCGTACCCGCTCTCAATAAATGGGATCTCAATGTTTAA
- a CDS encoding DEAD/DEAH box helicase: MRPVQGKIDLENKEFLQALELVQKTNQSFFLTGRAGTGKSTFLQYVREHVKKEFVVVAPTGIAAINVNGVTIHSFFRLPIRPLLPNDSEIQPFKKDSSRWKIINRMDVLVIDEASMVRADVLDAIDQSLRLNTGNKALPFGGKQVVLIGDLFQLEPVVGKNPGEQQIFTQLYPSPFFFDSYVIRGMKLPLLELKKIYRQKNREFIGLLERVRHGQPAREHLDRLNERFIRPEEARQKEFTITLTSTNAIAQRINNQQLEQLNAQKYGYEGTVSKEFEPSRFPTDLNLFLKEGAQVMFVKNDAERRWVNGTIAQVHELGDDYIKVKTDDGEIHTVQPETWENLSYEFNAGQNKISADVKGTFTQYPLKLAWAITIHKSQGLTFEKVVIDLGRGAFAGGQVYVALSRCTSFDGLHLLSRIAPRDIFIHHRIRSFSQEVKKGIFNVIAEKDTV, encoded by the coding sequence ATGCGCCCCGTCCAGGGAAAAATTGATCTTGAAAATAAGGAGTTCCTGCAGGCACTGGAGTTGGTGCAGAAGACCAACCAGAGTTTCTTCCTGACCGGCAGGGCGGGAACCGGAAAATCCACTTTTTTACAATATGTGCGGGAGCATGTGAAAAAGGAGTTCGTAGTGGTGGCACCTACCGGCATTGCCGCGATAAATGTAAATGGCGTTACCATCCACAGTTTTTTCCGCCTTCCCATCAGGCCGCTGCTGCCGAATGATAGCGAGATCCAGCCATTTAAAAAGGATAGCTCCCGCTGGAAGATCATCAATCGCATGGACGTGCTGGTAATTGACGAGGCCAGTATGGTGAGGGCAGACGTTTTGGATGCCATTGATCAATCGCTGCGGCTGAATACCGGAAACAAAGCGCTGCCCTTTGGCGGCAAGCAGGTGGTGCTGATTGGTGATCTCTTTCAATTGGAGCCGGTAGTGGGGAAAAATCCGGGAGAGCAACAAATATTTACACAACTCTACCCCAGTCCCTTTTTTTTCGATTCTTATGTGATCCGTGGGATGAAACTGCCATTGCTTGAACTGAAGAAAATTTACAGGCAAAAAAACCGGGAGTTCATCGGGCTGCTGGAGCGCGTGCGGCACGGACAACCCGCCCGCGAGCATCTTGACCGGTTGAATGAGCGCTTTATCCGGCCAGAGGAAGCCCGGCAGAAGGAATTTACCATTACGCTTACCAGCACCAATGCCATTGCGCAACGCATCAACAATCAGCAACTTGAGCAACTGAACGCTCAGAAATACGGCTATGAAGGTACCGTCTCAAAAGAATTTGAGCCTTCCCGTTTCCCAACAGATCTTAACCTGTTCCTGAAGGAAGGGGCACAGGTAATGTTCGTAAAAAATGACGCAGAAAGACGTTGGGTAAATGGTACCATTGCCCAGGTTCATGAACTTGGTGATGATTATATTAAGGTAAAAACGGATGATGGAGAGATCCACACTGTGCAGCCGGAAACGTGGGAAAATCTCAGCTATGAATTCAATGCAGGGCAAAACAAGATATCTGCTGACGTAAAAGGCACATTTACTCAATACCCGCTAAAGCTTGCCTGGGCCATCACTATTCACAAAAGCCAGGGACTTACTTTCGAGAAGGTGGTGATAGACCTGGGACGCGGGGCCTTTGCTGGCGGCCAGGTATATGTGGCACTGAGCCGTTGCACCTCTTTTGATGGGTTGCACCTTCTTTCGCGCATCGCTCCGCGCGATATATTCATTCACCATCGTATTCGCTCTTTCAGCCAGGAAGTAAAGAAGGGAATCTTCAATGTGATAGCAGAGAAAGATACGGTATAG
- a CDS encoding S46 family peptidase, which translates to MKKASLLLVGLFIVNATTVFADEGMWLLMYLKKLNENKMQEMGLKLSADDIYSVNNSSLKDAIVSLGGFCSAEIVSEKGLMFTNHHCAYDAIAENSKKGDVNYIEEGFWARSLEEELPNEGLTASILVRMEDVTNVIRPVIDTVQNPMQRDMILSQLVDSIQNAATEGTHYNAQVKTMFYGNEYYLFIYETFRDVRLVAAPPSSIGKFGGDTDNWMWPRHTGDFAMLRIYTAPDGTPADFSDENIPYKPKHHLPISLKGVDSGTFSMIMGFPGSTQRYLTSYDIKLKYNQTLPAYKNILGKILEIMKTDMDADSVKKLTMASKYASLSNAHKYFIGQHRGLTMHDLVAEKQEDEKAFNQWINATENRREKYGDVFSKMEEAYNEERSVQPAVNYYLMSFNTETFSYGVSLYRLGAQMKQLEKKEDLPEASIERAKQSAEDYFNEAFLSTERKLMKALLLMFYENVPADQQPEYISEILDKAKGDTPEEKFNSYVDDMFDKGLTMDKDKYMSFLKKPKQKKLEKDPLYQLITNVITTYQTQIAPTFANASQIREEQQQLYLEALRKYKADEVFYPDANSTIRLSFGEIMPYEPRDAVKYKYYTTYEGILEKEDPEDDEFMVPEKLLDLLEEGDFGRYAMDDTLRVNFLTNHDITGGNSGSPVLDGEGNLIGIAFDGNWEAMIGDILVVPSLNRTISVDIRYVLFIIDKYANAQNIIAELDIIEAKQPEKNTSQETQQALPAEAETEAPAEVR; encoded by the coding sequence ATGAAAAAAGCAAGTCTGCTCCTTGTCGGTCTCTTTATAGTCAATGCCACCACCGTTTTTGCGGATGAGGGCATGTGGCTGTTGATGTACCTGAAGAAGCTCAATGAAAACAAAATGCAGGAAATGGGGCTGAAGCTTTCTGCGGATGACATTTATAGTGTGAATAATTCCAGCCTGAAGGACGCCATAGTTTCTCTTGGGGGTTTCTGTTCAGCCGAGATCGTTTCTGAGAAGGGATTGATGTTTACCAACCATCACTGCGCGTATGACGCGATAGCTGAAAACAGCAAGAAAGGCGATGTCAATTACATTGAAGAAGGATTCTGGGCCAGAAGCCTGGAAGAGGAACTACCAAACGAAGGACTTACAGCCTCCATCCTGGTTCGGATGGAAGACGTTACCAACGTCATCAGGCCGGTAATTGACACGGTTCAGAATCCGATGCAACGTGATATGATCCTGAGTCAATTGGTTGATTCCATTCAAAATGCGGCTACAGAAGGTACGCACTACAATGCGCAGGTGAAGACCATGTTTTATGGCAATGAATATTACCTCTTTATTTATGAAACATTCCGTGACGTACGGCTGGTTGCCGCACCTCCGTCATCTATTGGGAAGTTTGGTGGCGACACTGACAACTGGATGTGGCCCCGCCATACAGGAGATTTCGCCATGTTGCGAATTTATACCGCCCCTGACGGAACACCCGCAGACTTTAGTGATGAGAACATTCCATACAAGCCCAAGCACCACCTCCCTATTTCCCTCAAAGGTGTTGACTCCGGCACTTTTTCAATGATCATGGGATTTCCCGGATCTACGCAGCGTTATCTTACTTCTTATGATATAAAACTCAAGTACAATCAGACTCTTCCCGCGTATAAAAATATTCTGGGGAAAATTCTGGAGATCATGAAAACCGACATGGATGCGGATTCAGTGAAAAAGCTCACAATGGCATCGAAATATGCATCCTTAAGCAATGCACACAAATATTTCATTGGTCAGCACAGGGGCCTCACAATGCACGATCTGGTCGCAGAAAAACAGGAAGATGAAAAAGCATTTAACCAATGGATAAATGCAACCGAAAACCGGAGGGAGAAATATGGCGATGTATTTTCCAAAATGGAAGAAGCCTATAATGAGGAGCGATCCGTACAGCCTGCCGTTAATTATTATTTAATGAGTTTTAATACTGAAACTTTTAGCTATGGCGTATCCCTGTATCGGTTAGGAGCTCAGATGAAGCAACTAGAGAAAAAGGAAGATTTGCCCGAAGCCTCAATTGAACGTGCGAAACAATCGGCTGAGGATTATTTCAATGAAGCATTTCTCTCTACCGAGCGGAAATTAATGAAGGCCCTGCTCCTGATGTTTTATGAAAACGTTCCCGCAGATCAGCAACCGGAATATATTAGTGAGATCCTTGATAAAGCTAAGGGAGATACTCCGGAGGAAAAATTCAATTCCTACGTAGATGATATGTTCGACAAGGGCCTGACCATGGATAAGGATAAATACATGAGTTTTCTGAAGAAGCCGAAGCAGAAGAAACTGGAGAAAGATCCCCTGTATCAGCTTATTACGAATGTAATTACTACCTACCAGACCCAGATCGCCCCCACTTTTGCCAATGCCAGTCAAATTCGTGAGGAACAGCAGCAGTTGTATTTGGAGGCATTGCGGAAGTACAAAGCCGATGAAGTGTTCTATCCGGATGCCAATTCAACCATCCGTCTCTCATTCGGAGAAATTATGCCCTACGAGCCAAGAGATGCCGTGAAATATAAATACTACACTACGTATGAAGGCATTCTCGAAAAGGAAGACCCTGAAGATGATGAATTCATGGTTCCGGAAAAACTGCTTGACCTACTGGAAGAAGGAGATTTCGGGCGGTATGCAATGGATGATACTTTGCGTGTCAACTTCCTCACAAATCATGACATTACCGGAGGGAACTCAGGGAGCCCGGTATTGGACGGTGAAGGAAACCTCATCGGCATTGCATTCGATGGCAACTGGGAGGCGATGATCGGAGATATTCTGGTGGTGCCTTCACTGAACCGCACCATTTCCGTAGACATTCGCTACGTTCTTTTTATCATTGATAAATATGCGAATGCCCAGAACATCATCGCGGAACTGGATATTATCGAAGCCAAACAGCCTGAAAAGAACACATCTCAGGAAACACAACAAGCCCTTCCCGCTGAAGCTGAAACTGAGGCACCTGCTGAAGTACGGTAG